The Paramormyrops kingsleyae isolate MSU_618 chromosome 23, PKINGS_0.4, whole genome shotgun sequence sequence TGGCGGCGGCTGCGGCAGCTGCGGCCAGGTGGCTCGGTAACAGCCTCGCCGTGAGTGGCTTCCCCAGCTCCAGCCCCTTCCTCAGCGATAACCGAACCTGGGAGGCAAGAAAGAAGGCAGCGAAGAGCAGAAACGATGTCAATCTCCAGAGCCAATGTGCAGCTGGACAAAGGGCTGAGCCTCCTGCATCATTAGCGGCTAATGCTAAcagtgctaatgctaactgCGCTAATACTAACAGGGCTCATCTGCTCAGCGGTGTTTTGACAAACGGGCGATGGCTTCTTCCGTTTGGCGCCCAGGTCAGAAAACCAACAAACTTCCAGTCAGAGTACAGAGCAAACAGCTGAAAGCAGCCTAGCCCAGTTTGCCGGAGTTCATTGCGGGCGTTATGTAACAGACCGGCCGGCCACTAAGCTAACGGACACATACACGACTGCAGCTACGCTAAGGGTGGCGGCCATGTACCGTCTGTGCGGCAGGCCCTCGCTGGGGCTTGCTGTAGGGACTGTACTTCGGCTTGGCTGGCTTCCCTGCCGCCCGGTCTTTGTGTCGCCTGCTGCTGATGTGCtggaaaagaaagaaataaaccaCGGATAAGGATGAAGGAAGGAGCAGCTCACAGGTCCAAGAAGCCTGGGACAGCATTCCCAGGACACGGCAGGGACCGCTCTCTGTGACTAGGTCCCGGTGTTCCCGAATGTCCCCGCTAGTCCCTCCACACTCTGTTCCCATGAATATTCAAAAGAGAGCCTGTTTTCTTTATGGACGGTGGCCAGGCGCAGATGCTGTGCACATGCCAGCGACCCAAACCACGAAAATAACAGAATAGAGGACTAGAAGCACTTATAAACATTCATTAGCAATCGTAAGTATTTATGAGCATTCATCAGCATTCATAAGCCTTTGAAAGGCTTCATCACCAACCTGTTTGAGCTGCGTCTCCGAGTTGACGTGGACGTCACAGATCTCACAGTGGAATGTCTTGTTCTGCAGACCCGTGGCGGTCTTGGTGGGCGACGCCAGCTTGCTTTTGAGCCCCGGCCTGGGGAAGGACTTGATGGACCCCCCGCCGCACCTGGCCTCCAGCATTGTCTTGTGTTTCGTACCTAAAACGAAGTTGGACGATGGGTGACGACGGACACCTGCGGTCTGATCTAGCCTCCACTTCCATGCAAGGTGACGTCTTGGGGCGTCTGACACTAATTGCTAAGCTATCCATCTGTCTTACAGTCGCTTATTCGGTACAGGGTCacattgagcctggagcctatcccaggaagtacagggtgagaggcaggggacatcctggatgggatgccagcccagcACAGGGCGTGCACTCACACGAtcacacactgtgggcaatttagagtatCTGGTTGGCCTAACTGCATGCCTTTTATACCATGGGAGGAAACTTGagtgacactcacacacacagggtgaagaTAAAGCAGGAGGGAGAGTCGAGCTAACTGGGGGGCGGAGCATCTCACCACTGTTGTGCGCCTCCAGCTGGGACTGGGAGTTCACTGCCACCTTGCAGAGGGAGCAGTAGAGGAGCCTCTTGGCTTTCTCCTCCTCCGTCTCCGCATCAGCCTCAGAGGGGGGGCTGGCAGCAGGTGGGGCGGGGCATTCTGTGTCCTCCGTGACCCTTGCCACTTTCGTGCCAGCGCCGGATGGCAGCACCCCTCTGGCCACGGCGGGTGGCATTGGTGACGCTGGCCTaacagcgccctctgcaggaTGGGAGGGGAAAGACAGAAGGAGTGAGGGTGAAAACTGGCTGCTTAGCTATTAACATACGCATATTAGCAGACATACAAAGGAGAAACGTAACTTAGCACATCTGCAGTTAAATGATGGTATTATTCATATCCGACAGGACAGaatataacaataattataacaCATGTATGGCATAATGTAACAAATTTAACAGAATGCAAAAACCTCGATCCAGATAATTAGACAGAATTATGCATGTCATTTACAAAGCAGAAAAATGTCCCATGGGCAGAAATTTTGATAATTTTTTAAGATATGTCCCCCCTGCTtacaatatgcaaaatatgtacatacatgcaAACACGTGAGCCTTCAAAGCAAAATATAGggaattaataataaaatccaacaaaataatattgaaggaaaggcttttctttcttttattctCCTGCATTCCTGAGTTCTCGCAGCTCCTGATCATTAGTGATGACAGCCATAGGGATCTAAAGCACATCCAGACTCGCATACAGAAAGGGGCCCAGCACTCCTGTCATGCCTGACAGCCAATCAGGTCGCACTGCCAGATGTCACCGGTAGCACAGCCTATTGGATGGCATGCAGGTACTGGGCAGCAACCTGTCACTGGCATTCATGTGGCGTTCACATGCTCAAGCGCCGTTGTGATTGGCCGAACGTCTGTCTGGCAGGACTTCATCCCTCCCAGACGCTGTTTTAGTTCGCACGTCAAACGCCTCACGTCGGTCTCTCTCTCCCGGGGGACAGAGCATTTCAGCAGTTAGTCAGGTGGCTGCGAATTCAACAGCACTGGGCCGCACAGAGGACCTCGGCTGACCGTCCGGCGGTGACATTCCCGCGGCTCAGGCGCGCACATGTGTGCGTGTCTCGCGTGTCCCGGAAGGGAAGCCGCTAATCTTTCCCCCATTTAAGGGCCGCCCACCAGAGGAAACgccatttgcatttctgaaatTCTTCCACATTCATTGTTTGGCCAAATAATCAAAGCTTCCCCTCTGGGATGTGATTACGCTCCTTGATGGCGGAGAATTAAGCACTTCAATTTAAATGATTAGGGTTCCATTATCTACGGTACCATGGCTAGAAGTGAGCTGTCCCAGCCCGCCCCCCCTCACCCGGACTCCTGTTCTGGGAAGTGTGGCTTGTAATCACGGATTTTGATTATCGCGTGGCGCTCAAAGCACACACCAATTACCGCCAGGGAGCGGCATGCCCAGAAACGCTGGCGAAAACCAAAAACTGGCCACCCTTATTGTGGCTCGACTCCCCCAGTGAGACCATTCACTGGTAATGCAATGTCACCCAAAGTTTATAGCAATTAACATGGGGCAACAGAAGCACGCCTGTTTCACTTCAATTTAAAGGCAGAGTAAGAGCAGAATCGGCTAAAGACTTgttatagaatagaatagaatagaataaaccTTTATTATCCCACGAATGAGAAATTTAGGTGTTACAGAGCTCTTATACAAAGTAATGTAGAACAACAAGAGCAGGTAGGTCAGTTGTCTATACACACATCCAAAGTttgagaaataaataaagatgtaaTAAATAAAGATGTACAGAGAGATGTACAAAATGTACAGACACATGTACACAAGTgtggggctggggtggggtgtgAATGATCCTGGTGAATATACAATGTACACTCAAGCTGCAAATCGGTAACAGCAGTTAAAGACATATGATATGTCCGTTAGACAGTATATGAGTAGAAAATACTCACGCTAAAACtgttataaaaaaataaaaataaaaaaatactgtattatAAAGTCTGACAGCTGCTGGTAAGAATGACCTGCGGTATAATCTGCTGCCCTTGAATAGTCTTTGTCATAAAGGTGACTGTTGTCAGCTTACACATTCATTTAAGAGTGTAGTATTTAtcactgtttatttatttgcatgtttgttgtttttataaGTATAATATTTATTACCGTGACAATCATTATTACTCTTTATTTGATACTTTTTTTGAAAGGGAGGCTTGACCTTTTTTCTAAGGCGACTGATATCCAGCACTAcgttcaagggtacaacagcaccCCAGTCAGCTGCTGCGGGGCCTGTCGATTCGTCAACTGGCCCGAATGTGCGAGGAAACATAGAACGGCTCGGGAGTGAGGAGAGAACGGCTCGGGAGTGAGGAGAGAACGGCTCGGGAGTGAGGCGAGGACGGCTTGGGAGTGAGGCGAGGACGGCTCGTGAGTGAGGAGAGAACGGTTCGGGAGTGAGGCGAGGACGGCTCGGGAGTGAGGCGAGGACGGCTCGGGAGTGAGGGGAGGACGGCTCGGGAGTGAGGAGAGAACGGACTCGGAAATGGGATAACGACTGTTAAGATGGAAATAGGACAGAGGAGGGTGAAGACAGCCCAGcggtactgggggggggggagggcggggggtgACGGTGATCGAGCAGCAacctcctcttctcctcctaTCCCTGTCCATCTCCCACTCCCTCCCCCTCTCACAATCACCTCTACCGGTgagcccccccgccaccccaaaTTCCCCTCTAATGGCTAATACCGAGGTACATTTCCTGCTGCACTGGGCCGGAACAAACCGGAGAAGCTTGTCCCCTCCCCCGAGTTCATGCCAACACCCACAGACACTAACAATTATTTCTATACCATTGATTTCTTAGTGCTCCTTTTTAGAAATGTTAAAGCCCAACACCACATTCACTGacacgacaaaaaaaaaaaaaatccttgacAAACCGGCCGTTCATATTCAACCCTTTTTTTTGCTTTAGAAGCCCATAGACTCTTAATATGAAATGGCTCCTGTTATTCCTGCCATAATTCAGCACGTCTCCCCGCCAGCGTGGCTCCGCTCCTGACAGCCTGCCTCTGACAgctttagccccccccccataacgcGAGGCCTGCTCTTCTCCTCCATCATCCCTGCTGTCCTCCCGCCATCCCTCCCCGCACCTGCACCACCGGTCGTCCAGAACTAGGCCACGCAtcgcacccccccccaaatgaaaGAGTTTCTgtgaccgccccccccaaactccaCCTGCCTATGTCAATATTCATCCCTGAATTCATTATTATGTTCATCACAGCCGAACAACTCAGAGAGGGAGGGGTCCTGCTCACGCCCCCCCCAGACCGGCGCCGTTGCTCACTGCTGCGTGCTCCAGTCTCCACGCTCCTCTACAGTCTAACAACATGGCGGCTTCCAGGCGTGCCAATCGCCGCCAGCGCGGGGGTCACTGGGTGCACGGCCCCACAGGGTCGCTGCCGGAACACTGCGCCCTTCTCTCTGCGTCAATCGGGCAAAACGAAAGCGGGACGCGGGATATGCCAGTGACAGGGTAACACTCTACATGATCCTTAAAAGGATCAGACCTTATCCTTTAAGTTTTTTGACCATCTAATGCAGTGGTCACCACCTGGCAGACTCCAGTATCCGGATCAAAATACAACTGAATCCAGAGTGAGTGATCAATCCTCCCGGCTCAACTGTGCTGCTGATGTGTGCTATGATGCTGTGCGACACTGTGCTGCTGATGTGTGCTATGATGCTGTGCGACGCTGTGCTGCTGATGGAATGTAGCCCTTCGGGACCACGGTGTTATACTTTCTAGTCCCATCTGAAGACCTCAGCTCATACTTCATTGTGACCTAACCCACCCAGACTCCTTAAAGCCGCCTTATAAGAAAGGGCATTACAGCCAtgacgtgggggtggggggggtatttTAATGTCACTGGGATTATGCTGGGAACGAGCAGGGTTCTGCTTCTGAGTAAAGCGAATATGATACGGTCGTGACCCCAAATGAAATTCTACTGGGAATCTTCATGTGAAGTACAGGGACGAGTCTTCGTTCGCAGCAGAATCGGGTGACGTACCTTTGTGGAGGTTCTTTCCATGCTTCACCGCTCAAGGGACAAAGATGGCAACGAGGTCAAGGGAGAACGAGCTGTAACAGCGGGGCTTTGGCTGTACCTGTGCTTTCAGTGCTGCTGGGCGGGGGAGCCGGGGACGAGCTCCTCAGCGACTCCTTGTTGGACGTCTCCCTGGCGACCGTGTCCACAACCTTCTGCTTGCTGCTTGGGGCCTCCAGGGCTTTCAGCTTCTTGGCATGTTTAGTGCCCTTGTAGTGGGCCGAAGCCTGACTCTGTagttggggggttgggggcgtATTGTCAGACCCAGTCAGCAGCAGCCGGCAGCATAAAGGCAGTCATTAAAACCACAGACATAACAACACAGGTTTAACAGCACAGGCTTAACAACACAGGCATAACAACACAGGCTTAACAACACAGGCATAACAACACAGGCTTAATAACACAGGCCTGCTGTTTCATTCCCAGCCTGCACCTCTGTCCCGAAAACCAAACGTCTATCCCAGCAGGCTTTGCTGCCCCTTAAACAGGAAAGTACTGAGATAAACGTGACACTCGGACCTATCCGTCCTCCAAGTCTGTCGTACCTGTGTTACATTATCAGCTTTTGTGACTCTGTAAAGTGTCTGGAAAATTGCTACGGCAGCCATTATGATAGATAAATATGAACGGATCAGGCTCTTCATCGATCCGCCTTGCATCAGTTTGCCATGTGACATTCTTTCCcttttactgtataatatattgATTTAAATGATTTGTTCTTACCCATTAACATACAGTGGTTGCAATGTTCTGCATTATTCTGACTGTTATTTAGCTGTGATTCCCTTTATGTATCTTTGTATCCATGTAGCACTTAAATGTTAGTAATAATCCTCCATGTGTGCACCGAGGTTTCCTGTCCCTGGGAGAGACTACAGTCCGAATCTGTTTTGGGTGTGTTTagaagagggatggatggatggttggatggatgg is a genomic window containing:
- the LOC111842835 gene encoding zinc finger protein 385D-like isoform X2, whose translation is MKQLLPFPLNATINLFPSFGTSVVGVPPPETTAALACWKTRPVDGRTCVSMDPVQKAIINHTFGLPPPPKRKPIVVCSVCRLKFNSESQASAHYKGTKHAKKLKALEAPSSKQKVVDTVARETSNKESLRSSSPAPPPSSTESTEGAVRPASPMPPAVARGVLPSGAGTKVARVTEDTECPAPPAASPPSEADAETEEEKAKRLLYCSLCKVAVNSQSQLEAHNSGTKHKTMLEARCGGGSIKSFPRPGLKSKLASPTKTATGLQNKTFHCEICDVHVNSETQLKQHISSRRHKDRAAGKPAKPKYSPYSKPQRGPAAQTVRLSLRKGLELGKPLTARLLPSHLAAAAAAAATLPAFSLRSAPAAALFQAQPLPQPLLRPAPGPIRTAHGPVLFAPY
- the LOC111842835 gene encoding zinc finger protein 385D-like isoform X1; the encoded protein is MKRSMYFGNAGHSTILPSLLRPPLPAIQPSLEMKQLLPFPLNATINLFPSFGTSVVGVPPPETTAALACWKTRPVDGRTCVSMDPVQKAIINHTFGLPPPPKRKPIVVCSVCRLKFNSESQASAHYKGTKHAKKLKALEAPSSKQKVVDTVARETSNKESLRSSSPAPPPSSTESTEGAVRPASPMPPAVARGVLPSGAGTKVARVTEDTECPAPPAASPPSEADAETEEEKAKRLLYCSLCKVAVNSQSQLEAHNSGTKHKTMLEARCGGGSIKSFPRPGLKSKLASPTKTATGLQNKTFHCEICDVHVNSETQLKQHISSRRHKDRAAGKPAKPKYSPYSKPQRGPAAQTVRLSLRKGLELGKPLTARLLPSHLAAAAAAAATLPAFSLRSAPAAALFQAQPLPQPLLRPAPGPIRTAHGPVLFAPY
- the LOC111842835 gene encoding zinc finger protein 385D-like isoform X3: MDPVQKAIINHTFGLPPPPKRKPIVVCSVCRLKFNSESQASAHYKGTKHAKKLKALEAPSSKQKVVDTVARETSNKESLRSSSPAPPPSSTESTEGAVRPASPMPPAVARGVLPSGAGTKVARVTEDTECPAPPAASPPSEADAETEEEKAKRLLYCSLCKVAVNSQSQLEAHNSGTKHKTMLEARCGGGSIKSFPRPGLKSKLASPTKTATGLQNKTFHCEICDVHVNSETQLKQHISSRRHKDRAAGKPAKPKYSPYSKPQRGPAAQTVRLSLRKGLELGKPLTARLLPSHLAAAAAAAATLPAFSLRSAPAAALFQAQPLPQPLLRPAPGPIRTAHGPVLFAPY